One segment of Aquimarina sp. BL5 DNA contains the following:
- a CDS encoding RNA polymerase sigma factor produces MNITKNQQIIDGIIAGDSSILKSFYKKNLPLVRRLILKYNGTTEDVEDIFQEALVLLYHKLKSGELDVYTSIHSYFIGICKNMWRNQLRKKRISEYYQLCEKSTPDPSDSIIDTITKEHQQNLFNKHLDNLSKGNKSILKLFFEEKSNRDIANITGCSEGYTRKKKCIIKERLQKMVQSDPVYGELVTC; encoded by the coding sequence ATGAATATAACAAAAAATCAACAAATCATCGATGGAATTATTGCTGGGGATAGCAGTATTCTTAAATCATTTTATAAAAAAAATCTACCTCTAGTAAGAAGATTAATTCTTAAATATAATGGTACTACGGAAGATGTGGAGGATATATTTCAGGAGGCATTGGTATTGCTATATCATAAATTGAAGTCTGGCGAACTGGATGTGTATACCTCTATTCACAGCTACTTCATAGGAATTTGTAAAAATATGTGGAGAAATCAATTACGAAAAAAACGCATTTCAGAATATTATCAACTATGCGAAAAAAGTACTCCAGATCCATCAGATTCTATAATAGATACAATTACAAAAGAGCATCAACAAAACCTGTTTAACAAGCATTTGGATAACCTTAGTAAAGGTAATAAAAGTATACTCAAGTTATTTTTTGAAGAAAAAAGTAATCGTGACATTGCTAATATCACTGGATGTTCAGAAGGATATACACGTAAAAAGAAATGCATTATAAAAGAACGTTTACAGAAGATGGTACAGAGCGATCCGGTATATGGAGAGTTGGTAACATGTTAG
- a CDS encoding lantibiotic dehydratase family protein, translating into MKNPYKSLDSFCLRTPLKPFDFFEEIFCQEEVSSESLKKNWNYNEIINEAIFLASPTLYLEISKWVKGAISNPKREEKIKLSLIKYLVRLSSRSTPFGLFSGCSIGKIVNDPSCLNFKPISQFRRTTSLDIEVIDHLVEIINQDIEVKKDLNYQINSSIYNLGPELRYYEKYIYKNETSYTIEGLEKTKFLSELLHWIGLKGATFSEIIEKLTELNFTEEVATNFFNELFENQILISSLFPNLTGVDCLKRIIGILKKVKTNKYIILIENIDSLLQGLDEKINNPVEKYLDILELLKEKIPNEQYSNVFRSDLIKTTQDNKLNRRIISKSISALSILNRLTVFKRNSNLENFKTAFKVRYGDRRIPLSTALDIETGIGYMQNREIYDTAPFLSDIIFNKKEGSNYNIVWNKVYDILLQKVTNCLFNDQYEINITENDFSDIEENWSDLPDTLAMSLELITLNKENKIVLNFASGSSAANLISRFCHVDNEIKELTKEIVEKEYDINQNKILAEIIHLPDVKKGNVLKRPALREFEIPFLGNSLLNTEKQIRVEDILVEVINDRIKLVHRDSSKEILPCLTSTHDFNLNPLPIYHFLCHLQNQRKRNTISFKWGPLEDNFSFLPRVLFKDIILARAQWHFKKEDLPFLTNRITKKDEFLELVTTWRIKNKLPKRVELIENDTQLLIDFENITLIQMFISEIKNKEKIKLREFLKPDNLSNESSYVNQYLIPIYNEFGCNQPK; encoded by the coding sequence ATGAAAAATCCATATAAATCTTTAGATTCTTTTTGCCTTAGAACTCCTTTAAAGCCTTTTGATTTCTTTGAAGAAATATTCTGTCAGGAAGAAGTTAGTAGTGAATCATTAAAAAAAAATTGGAATTATAACGAAATAATCAATGAGGCAATTTTTTTAGCATCACCAACTTTATATTTAGAAATTAGTAAATGGGTAAAAGGAGCTATTAGTAATCCTAAAAGGGAGGAAAAAATAAAGCTTTCATTGATAAAGTATTTAGTTCGTTTGTCAAGTAGGAGCACCCCGTTTGGGTTGTTTTCAGGATGTAGTATTGGAAAAATTGTAAATGATCCGTCGTGCTTAAATTTTAAACCTATATCTCAGTTTAGAAGAACTACAAGTTTGGATATTGAGGTTATCGACCATTTAGTTGAAATTATTAATCAGGATATTGAGGTTAAAAAGGATTTAAATTATCAAATTAACTCTAGCATTTATAATTTGGGTCCTGAGTTACGGTATTATGAGAAGTATATTTATAAAAATGAAACAAGTTATACAATTGAAGGATTAGAAAAAACCAAATTCTTATCAGAGCTTTTACATTGGATAGGTTTAAAAGGAGCAACTTTTTCTGAAATCATTGAAAAACTTACTGAGTTAAATTTTACAGAGGAAGTTGCTACAAATTTTTTTAATGAACTATTTGAAAATCAAATATTAATAAGCTCATTGTTTCCCAACTTAACCGGTGTTGATTGTCTAAAAAGAATAATAGGTATATTAAAAAAAGTAAAAACAAATAAATACATAATTTTAATTGAGAATATTGATAGTCTTTTGCAAGGGCTTGATGAAAAAATCAATAACCCTGTTGAAAAATATCTTGATATTTTAGAGTTGTTAAAAGAGAAAATTCCAAATGAACAGTATTCGAATGTTTTTCGATCCGATTTAATAAAGACTACTCAAGATAATAAGCTAAACAGAAGAATTATCTCAAAGAGTATTAGTGCTTTATCAATATTGAATCGGCTGACAGTCTTTAAAAGAAATAGTAATCTTGAAAATTTTAAAACTGCTTTTAAGGTAAGATATGGAGATCGAAGAATACCTTTATCTACAGCTCTTGATATAGAAACTGGTATTGGGTATATGCAAAACAGAGAAATATACGATACTGCACCTTTCTTGTCTGATATAATTTTTAACAAAAAAGAAGGGAGTAACTATAATATTGTGTGGAATAAAGTTTATGATATTTTACTTCAAAAAGTCACTAATTGTTTATTTAATGATCAATATGAAATAAATATAACAGAAAATGATTTTAGTGATATAGAAGAAAACTGGAGTGACCTTCCCGACACACTTGCTATGTCTTTAGAACTTATAACTTTAAATAAAGAAAATAAAATTGTTCTAAATTTTGCTTCGGGATCTAGCGCAGCTAATTTGATCTCGAGATTCTGTCATGTTGATAATGAAATAAAAGAGTTAACTAAAGAGATTGTGGAAAAGGAATATGATATAAATCAAAACAAAATTTTAGCTGAAATTATTCATTTACCAGATGTAAAAAAAGGAAATGTTTTGAAACGACCTGCGTTAAGAGAATTTGAAATTCCTTTTCTTGGGAATTCTTTATTAAATACTGAAAAACAAATTAGAGTCGAAGATATACTTGTTGAAGTAATTAATGATAGAATCAAACTGGTACATAGAGATAGTAGTAAAGAAATTTTACCTTGTCTTACAAGCACTCATGACTTCAATTTAAACCCTTTACCAATTTATCATTTTTTATGTCATCTTCAGAATCAGAGAAAAAGAAATACTATTTCTTTTAAATGGGGGCCTTTAGAGGATAACTTTTCTTTTCTGCCTAGAGTTTTATTCAAAGATATTATATTAGCAAGGGCTCAATGGCATTTCAAAAAGGAAGATTTACCTTTCCTTACAAATCGTATTACAAAAAAGGATGAATTTCTTGAATTGGTTACAACTTGGAGGATTAAGAATAAACTTCCAAAAAGGGTAGAATTAATAGAAAACGACACACAATTATTAATTGATTTCGAGAATATAACCTTAATTCAGATGTTTATTTCTGAAATTAAGAATAAGGAAAAAATAAAGTTAAGAGAATTCCTAAAACCTGATAACTTAAGTAACGAATCTAGTTATGTAAACCAGTATTTAATCCCTATCTACAATGAATTCGGATGTAACCAACCAAAATAG
- a CDS encoding helix-turn-helix domain-containing protein: MLNSLNYFKYLLILLPEIIFSSQRKKVDDSLKIKTFTYLKESFENNKFSNPDLAVLYAEVYLEKAKSKNDNIEIAKGYELFYKLNRTNSNALVYSDSIISLTKELKDYVYPARGYFLKAAYYYRQSNYDLALENYLLMEKFAKLNGNPFQQNKVKHSMGLLKNASGEEKQAVPLFEEYYNFIKDHKDTHQTEYLVSLIALTDAYVRKEDFGSAKETAFLGIKESYQDLDKRLYSSFLLSHGIADYYLKKTKTSIDTLKKAEKLLSKDLNNNDVGDLLVTYLYLAKAYDFKNDKAESVKYLVSVDSLAQSKDVVYQEIRDAYGLLIDYYRKVDDKDKQLKYIERLLSVDSILYKNERYLSKNILKSYETPKLLSEKEKIIQDLDEEKGTFRLLSIFISVLLLITISIILYLNKKRKIYKERFSDLMSKESKSEIKQKEIKINSDQIGIQDSVINEILTEINNFEKNHGFLEKEITLVKIAKQLNTNSTYLSKIVNTYKGKSFNSYINDLRIDYAIEKIKNDKKFRSYSIKAIAIDLGFRNSESFSKAFYKNTGVYPSYFVKQVQKSN, translated from the coding sequence ATGCTTAATTCATTGAATTACTTCAAATATTTATTGATTTTATTGCCAGAAATTATTTTTTCTAGTCAAAGGAAAAAGGTTGATGATTCTTTAAAAATCAAAACATTCACTTATTTAAAAGAATCTTTTGAAAATAACAAGTTTTCAAACCCTGATTTAGCAGTTCTGTATGCAGAGGTTTATCTGGAAAAGGCAAAATCGAAAAATGATAATATTGAAATTGCAAAAGGGTATGAACTTTTTTATAAATTAAACCGTACAAATTCTAACGCTCTGGTGTATTCTGATAGTATAATTTCTCTAACAAAGGAATTGAAAGATTATGTTTATCCTGCTAGGGGTTATTTTTTGAAAGCGGCTTATTATTATAGACAAAGTAATTACGATTTAGCGCTAGAAAATTATTTGTTAATGGAGAAATTTGCCAAGTTAAATGGTAATCCATTTCAACAGAATAAGGTTAAGCATTCGATGGGGCTTCTTAAAAATGCAAGTGGGGAGGAAAAGCAGGCAGTTCCTTTATTTGAAGAGTATTATAATTTTATAAAAGATCATAAAGATACTCATCAAACAGAATATTTGGTGTCATTAATAGCTCTTACGGATGCATATGTCAGAAAAGAGGATTTTGGATCTGCTAAAGAAACAGCTTTTTTAGGCATAAAGGAAAGCTACCAGGATTTGGATAAAAGATTATATTCTTCATTCTTGCTATCACATGGAATAGCTGATTATTATTTAAAAAAAACAAAAACTTCTATCGATACTCTTAAAAAGGCAGAAAAGCTTCTATCTAAAGACTTGAATAACAATGATGTAGGTGATTTATTGGTAACCTATTTATATTTAGCAAAGGCTTATGATTTTAAGAATGATAAGGCTGAAAGTGTAAAATATCTTGTTAGTGTTGATTCTCTTGCTCAGTCTAAAGATGTCGTTTATCAGGAGATTAGAGATGCGTATGGGCTATTGATTGATTACTATAGAAAGGTTGATGATAAAGACAAGCAGCTGAAATACATAGAAAGATTGTTAAGTGTCGACAGTATTCTTTATAAAAATGAAAGATATTTATCCAAAAATATTTTAAAGAGTTACGAAACTCCTAAGTTGTTATCTGAGAAAGAAAAAATTATTCAGGACTTGGATGAAGAGAAAGGAACTTTTAGACTTTTGTCAATTTTCATATCTGTTTTGTTGTTAATCACAATCAGTATCATTCTTTATTTAAACAAAAAGAGAAAAATCTATAAAGAAAGATTTAGCGATTTAATGTCTAAGGAATCCAAAAGTGAGATAAAACAAAAAGAAATAAAGATTAATTCGGATCAAATTGGGATTCAGGATTCAGTTATAAATGAAATTCTTACCGAGATTAACAACTTTGAGAAAAACCACGGTTTTTTAGAAAAAGAAATTACTCTAGTAAAAATAGCAAAACAACTTAATACAAACTCAACTTATCTATCTAAGATAGTTAATACCTATAAGGGAAAATCCTTTAACAGTTATATAAATGATTTGAGAATTGACTATGCTATCGAAAAAATCAAAAACGACAAGAAGTTTAGGTCTTACTCAATAAAAGCAATAGCTATTGATTTGGGTTTTAGAAATTCTGAATCTTTTTCAAAAGCTTTTTACAAAAATACTGGGGTTTATCCTTCTTACTTTGTAAAACAAGTGCAGAAATCAAATTAA
- a CDS encoding thiopeptide-type bacteriocin biosynthesis protein, with product MNSDVTNQNRNVNIQRKFLINDGWLHFKIYCGVRIQDQVLKEIIDPLTKKLLTEDVIEKWYFTRYSDPYESIRLKLKLFKKEYHSKAFNLVMDSLERHTNYDTIWKVKLDSYERETEKYSQNDIHLVESFFYYDSTEVIRLLKYNDNDYDLFFSTLKYINYILNNFEFDIRDKLMFVKKNNKIFKRELNADKRTNKSLSLKYRKLRPKIESLLLTSDQEVFLNEDLNNHRFKAQQIIEKLVVKDKNNDLKVEKSKLLINFIHMSINRIFRSKQKFYELVIYDFLFRYYTSINAREI from the coding sequence ATGAATTCGGATGTAACCAACCAAAATAGAAATGTCAATATTCAAAGAAAGTTTTTAATCAATGATGGATGGTTACATTTTAAAATCTATTGCGGAGTAAGAATACAAGATCAAGTTCTGAAAGAAATCATTGATCCTCTAACCAAAAAACTTCTAACTGAAGATGTTATTGAAAAATGGTATTTTACAAGATATAGTGATCCTTACGAAAGTATAAGGTTAAAACTGAAATTATTTAAAAAAGAATATCATTCAAAGGCTTTTAATTTGGTAATGGATTCCTTGGAAAGGCATACAAATTACGATACCATTTGGAAAGTGAAATTAGATAGCTACGAAAGAGAAACCGAGAAATATAGTCAAAATGATATTCACCTTGTAGAAAGTTTCTTTTACTATGACAGTACTGAAGTTATTCGTTTATTAAAGTACAATGATAATGATTATGATTTATTTTTCTCAACACTGAAATATATTAACTATATCTTAAATAATTTTGAATTTGATATAAGGGATAAACTTATGTTTGTCAAAAAGAACAATAAAATTTTTAAGCGCGAGTTAAATGCAGATAAAAGAACCAATAAATCGTTAAGTTTGAAATACAGAAAGTTAAGACCCAAAATTGAATCATTGTTATTAACAAGTGACCAAGAAGTTTTTCTCAACGAAGACTTAAACAACCATAGGTTTAAAGCTCAACAAATTATAGAAAAATTAGTTGTCAAGGATAAGAATAATGATCTAAAAGTTGAGAAAAGTAAGCTTTTAATAAATTTCATACATATGTCTATAAATAGAATTTTTAGATCAAAACAAAAGTTTTATGAATTGGTAATCTATGATTTTCTGTTTAGATATTACACCTCAATAAATGCTAGAGAGATATAA